One Cucurbita pepo subsp. pepo cultivar mu-cu-16 chromosome LG09, ASM280686v2, whole genome shotgun sequence DNA window includes the following coding sequences:
- the LOC111802099 gene encoding uncharacterized protein LOC111802099: METQAQMAQLMQTLATNQTTVQGTRNPSTTVESHYLKNFQRYKPPTFDGGKMNPVATEVWLEAVEIAFMYMKCPPEYQVHCGTYMPKGEAHFWWKGAQRAITLEEGYISRNQLKEAYLYKYYPVVARHKCQTTFLELKQGDKTIEDYDLEFNKLARFCPEYVNNEKMKIDHFIAGGCFGCGKPGHCIADCPHKRNHEGNIPVGQYQRGQGATQQTRVVAHAITTRKAEETNTVVTGTLPIFDDLAFTLFDSGTTHSFISEGFVKSANLELEPQEFPLIVSTPANKANKCLTATHRVRGGSVIVAGRKLVASLIVLCMQDFDLILGMDWLGENRALIDCEARKVTFRPLKRENFEFKGDISKSTPKVITMLKARKMLDQGAWAILASVTKVSESSLKVSSVPVVGEFEDVFPEELPGLPPNREVDFVIDLEPGTTPISKLPYRMAPAKLKELKGATVFSKIDLRSGYHQMRIREEDIPKTAFRSRYGHYEFIVMSFGLTNAPAVFMELMD, translated from the exons ATGGAAACTCAGGCACAGATGGCTCAGTTAATGCAGACTCTAGCGACAAATCAGACCACTGTGCAAGGGACAAGGAATCCGAGTACGACAGTCGAGTCCCATTATTTGAAGAACTTTCAGAGGTATAAACCGCCCACTTTTGACGGGGGTAAGATGAACCCGGTTGCAACTGAGGTCTGGCTGGAGGCTGTAGAGATAGCCTTTATGTACATGAAATGTCCACCCGAATATCAAGTCCATTGTGGGACTTACATGCCGAAGGGTGAAGCCCATTTTTGGTGGAAAGGTGCACAGAGGGCCATTACACTAGAGGAAGGTTACATTTCCAGGAATCAGCTCAAGGAAGCCTACTTGTATAAATATTACCCAGTAGTTGCCCGACACAAGTGTCAGACAACATTCCTAGAACTGAAACAGGGGGACAAAACTATTGAGGATTATGATCTTGAGTTTAATAAACTGGCAAGGTTCTGCCCTGAGTATGTCAATAATgagaagatgaaaattgaTCATTTTATCGCTG GAGGATGTTTTGGTTGTGGCAAGCCAGGCCATTGCATAGCAGACTGCCCTCATAAGAGAAACCATGAGGGAAACATACCAGTTGGACAATATCAGAGAGGCCAGGGAGCCACACAGCAGACCCGAGTTGTGGCCCACGCTATCACGACTAGGAAAGCAGAAGAGACTAACACAGTGGTGACAGGTACACTGCCTATCTTTGATGACCTAGCATTTACGTTATTTGATTCTGGCACTACCCACTCATTTATTTCTGAGGGGTTTGTGAAATCTGCAAACTTAGAATTAGAACCCCAAGAGTTTCCCCTTATTGTGTCTACACCAGCAAATAAAGCAAATAAATGCCTAACGGCTACCCATAGGGTTAGAGGTGGTAGTGTGATAGTTGCAGGGCGAAAACTTGTAGCATCCCTGATTGTTCTGTGTATGCAAGACTTCGATCTGATCCTAGGGATGGATTGGTTGGGCGAGAATCGAGCCCTCATCGATTGCGAAGCAAGAAAGGTAACCTTTAGGCCCTTAAAAAGAGAGAACTTTGAATTCAAAGGGGATATATCCAAAAGCACCCCTAAGGTCATCACAATGTTGAAGGCTAGAAAGATGTTGGATCAGGGAGCCTGGGCAATTCTGGCTAGTGTAACAAAAGTCAGTGAGTCCAGTCTAAAGGTATCCTCTGTTCCTGTGGTTGGAGAATTTGAGGATGTTTTTCCAGAAGAGCTCCCAGGGCTACCCCCTAATCGAGAGGTAGATTTTGTTATTGACCTCGAACCAGGGACAACACCGATATCCAAACTGCCATATAGAATGGCACCTGCTAAGCTCAAGGAGCTAAAG GGTGCAACGGTGTTCTCTAAGATCGATCTGCGATCAGGATATCACCAGATGAGAATCAGAGAGGAAGACATACCTAAAACAGCTTTTAGAAGCCGCTATGGACATTATGAGTTCATAGTCATGTCTTTTGGATTAACCAATGCTCCTGCAGTGTTTATGGAGTTGATGGACTGA